The following DNA comes from Alnus glutinosa chromosome 6, dhAlnGlut1.1, whole genome shotgun sequence.
GAGAAAAGCCATTAGAGTGCGAGAGTTATACTGTTACGTGAACAATCATAAGACTAATGCTATGCCTATAATTATTTTAcgattattttataatttgttaaCATGTATTGGCATGTGATTAAAGTCATTCATTAGAAATTAACACCATCTTTAAATCATACGTTGACGAATGGTATCAACTTGTAAAAAAGTTATAGACCGGATGTAGGtataatatttttgtatttatgtattttttttttttaaaaaaaaaattatttttgtatttataaatgcaaagaaagaacaatatatacatacagaaatgCTAGCAATTAAGCAGACACGTATGCAAATTTAAACGGTTACCTTTTGCAATACcagaaagggaaaaatataagcGACATATGGAAGAATATCTTACGTTAGAGGATTCGAACCTACTGTTttaaatctcaaaaaatttcaGGCCGTTCGATCAAGAATATAACCGTTGGAGTCGGCTCCCCTTTTCTCGTCTCCCAATTCAAATTCTGTCTCGCAATAAAAACCAATCAACACGCACAGGAAAAGGCaaatctctctcgctctctctgtctctctcaaaGATGTATTCTGTGGCAAAAATGAGGTCAGATCGCAAGCCTCCGCTGGCTAAATCGCCGGTCCGGCTGCGGCCCCGCCGAGTTCTTCGCTCAAACTCAACCTCTCTGCAAACCCCACCAGGTGGATCTTGacaaaaatgtctcaaaatagctctctctctctctctctctctctctgagataTAATTGTTAATCATAAGCATCTTTACCGGTTTTTGTTTCCATTTTTACAGGCTCTTTGACGAAATCCGAGAGACCGAACCGTTTTTGGGGCGCCGACGCATCGGATCTCCGACCCGAGTACCTCTCGATCTCGTGCGAGTTACGTGCTTTAACGAAGAAGGTACGCGAAGAATTTGGCGATGGAGATTCGGACAACGCTGGGATATCCAATTCTTTCAGTGCCAGCTCGAGCACTCTGTTTGAGAGGGGTCGGTTCTACGAGGAGTACTGTGCGAAAAGGAACGAGAGgctgaagaggaagaagaacgaTACAGGGGATGGGAGGAAGAGCGTGTACAATCTCGGCGTAACGGTGGAGTCTGCGAAAAAGAGCACTAGCACGAAGAAGCTCGAGACCCTGAGGAAATCGGTGTCGGCGGCTTACACCGTGGAGCGGAGCGAGGCTCCGACTCCAAGATATATGCTTAGAAGTATGAGGAAGGAGAATAAGAAACCCCCTCTGGCTGTGGCTTCTGGGAGATCCGTGCTTGGCACAGAGACAAAACTTGGGGCTCGAAGGCTTAGGAGAGACTGAATTCTACAGTCAGACAAAGTTCTTCTCTACTtgaattgaagaaatttttttcatctttgtCTATTAAACTGCCATTTTGAATTTTCAACGACCCAATTTGATTTGCGATTGAAtatgttttctttgtttgtggattttgaGTAAATGTTTGGTGGTATTAGCATTTGCATATCAGTTTTCAAAGATCGAGGTTTCAACTGGAGAAAGAAACCTCTAGCTGTTATTCAGTCTCAGATGTAAATATATGGATGCATTTGATCTATTATTACGGCCTACTTGTTTGAGTCAaattgttggttgtattgataTTTTAAGCAGCTTGAGGACATGAATTCGCAACCCAATTCATTGTGATAGGCAATAATATCATGGGGTTCAATTTATGGGAATCGGCCATTTAGGAGGAAATGACTACCTAATAAAATAAGCATATGGTCAAAGGAATGAAGTTGTTGGGAAATAACCCCGACTCCGCCCAATGAGCCAGAATCGCGGCCTATTAGGACCAACGGCTAATTGCCGAGACTGTAATGCTTAGAGTCGGTAATTTTCCGACTCTGCATAAAATTAAGGATGGATAAAAACCGACCTTTGGCGACCATGAATGAAATCTCACAATCCGTACAATAGCTATCATTAAGGAAGATGCTCCCACGATCTAAAGTCGGTTGAGGACCGACTCCGCAATAATCAAGGAGCACATACCACAACTCCACGATCTCGAGGTGGTTAAAGACTGACTGGGCAACGATCGTTGAACATATATACCTCAATCCCATGATCTAAGTAGTCGACAAGTGTTCCGAATCTAACAGGTGGTCCAATAGAAAAACCGGACCGCTCTCAACATTTCGtatataaatacctcacaactaGACATGTATTTTTCTAGAGGGTTCACTGCGATTAAGAGTGATATATATTTGAGATAATACTGATAAGAGCTTCAAAGTGGGATTGTCAGATTCCCCCCGACGTAGCTTTCTATTTTGCAGGATAGTGGAGATAGGTTCTTCAGGTTCATCAActaccataccagaaactgttCTAATAGAAGTTAAGATAGAAAACACCCACAATTACTATCTAAGCATCTGTTCCTTTGACTTATTGAGGTTTTAGGTCTAATAGTTTTGGGATTTTGCTTAGATGCTGCAGCACCTAtaacttaaattttttcaaaggtttAGATTTGATTTTACTTTCTATCTCTTCTCATGTAAGTACCCAACCAATTTCTTGTGACAAGGGGAATTTGTGAGAGAAAGGCTACACACATATTCATTTGgtcaagaaaataaacaaagttGAGGCATTTGTACACACCCacataaaataaagttttctcATTTAATTATGTGCTGCTGCTGTTTAGAATTCTTTAAACACCTAGGCCTAGCCCCTAGATAGAAGTAATCCTTTGTCCACAGACAGGTTGCCAATGGGATGAAGTTTTTGAGGAATCTTATTAACTTTAAAGGATTGATTCGAGTGACTCCTCTTTCGGTTACATTGAATATCAACTCATTTTAGTCGTTGATACCAATCTCTATGCAACACTGGCGCGTCTAAAAGGACCTCCTTT
Coding sequences within:
- the LOC133871338 gene encoding uncharacterized protein LOC133871338; this translates as MYSVAKMRSDRKPPLAKSPVRLRPRRVLRSNSTSLQTPPGSLTKSERPNRFWGADASDLRPEYLSISCELRALTKKVREEFGDGDSDNAGISNSFSASSSTLFERGRFYEEYCAKRNERLKRKKNDTGDGRKSVYNLGVTVESAKKSTSTKKLETLRKSVSAAYTVERSEAPTPRYMLRSMRKENKKPPLAVASGRSVLGTETKLGARRLRRD